A stretch of the Erpetoichthys calabaricus chromosome 3, fErpCal1.3, whole genome shotgun sequence genome encodes the following:
- the LOC114649321 gene encoding craniofacial development protein 2-like yields MAHFLEKSSIPQATATLTEWNMVSDRIITARLRSQQVKVTVIQIYAPTKESDEAAKAAFYDQLQDELTTVPRHDLLLVIGDFNAQLNGDCSGFEVTMGPHGSGTRTNDNSERLRSFYASNNLCIGNTFFQHKRIHKMTWRSPGGLYKNKIDYICISKRWCLSLLDVKSRRGADVGSDHNLLVAKSRLKLMRSTPKPQRPRPFNVTKLKETPIAQQFQLELRNCFKILAETGGEESVENDWTRLHLIVIESATTTIGRRRGTYRNIKDNERCTNQSKGRSPVANHRSTRKTMSRALR; encoded by the coding sequence CGAGTATACCACAGGCGACAGCAACGCTCACGGAGTGGAATATGGTTTCTGACCGAATTATCACCGCCCGCTTACGATCTCAACAGGTGAAAGTCACAGTCATCCAGATATACGCCCCAACAAAGGAATCTGACGAAGCAGCAAAGGCAGCGTTCTACGACCAGCTCCAAGATGAGCTGACGACTGTACCACGCCATGATTTGCTCCTTGTCATCGGCGACTTCAATGCTCAGTTAAACGGCGACTGCTCAGGCTTCGAGGTGACAATGGGTCCGCATGGATCAGGCACTCGAACAAACGACAACAGCGAGCGACTGCGCTCATTCTACGCCTCGAACAATCTATGCATCGGAAATACATTTTTCCAGCACAAAAGGATCCATAAGATGACGTGGCGGTCTCCAGGAGgactatacaaaaacaaaatcgaTTACATCTGCATCAGCAAAAGATGGTGTTTGTCCTTGCTAGATGTGAAAAGCCGGAGAGGAGCGGATGTTGGCTCTGACCATAATTTACTAGTTGCCAAAAGCCGGCTAAAACTTATGCGATCGACGCCTAAACCTCAGCGACCAAGACCCTTCAATGTTACAAAGCTCAAAGAGACGCCCATAGCCCAACAGTTCCAACTCGAGCTCCGAAATTGCTTCAAAATACTCGCAGAAACAGGCGGTGAAGAATCGGTTGAGAATGACTGGACACGACTCCACCTGATTGTCATCGAAAGTGCCACAACTACAATTGGTCGAAGACGAGGCACATACCGAAACATAAAAGATAACGAGAGGTGTACCAATCAAAGCAAAGGACGGTCACCTGTTGCTAACCACCGAAGCACAAGAAAAACGATGAGTCGAGCACTTCGCTGA